In one window of Mycobacteriales bacterium DNA:
- a CDS encoding glycerophosphodiester phosphodiesterase family protein, whose translation MRTYSVVVVGADDVGGLPERLAAAAAPVVVEVRNDPADAAFDAPHCATARAVAALLADRDDVVVASADWYSAEVARDAGLRTAFVPPRGVTLAAALAYVTSAGHAECHAHADAVLAEPEAVAAAHAAGCAVVAWGADDAALDRLREAGVDGVRS comes from the coding sequence ATGCGGACGTACTCCGTGGTCGTGGTCGGCGCCGACGACGTCGGCGGCCTGCCCGAACGCCTCGCCGCGGCCGCCGCGCCGGTCGTCGTGGAGGTGCGCAACGACCCGGCCGACGCGGCGTTCGACGCGCCCCACTGCGCGACGGCCCGCGCGGTCGCGGCGCTGCTCGCGGACCGCGACGACGTGGTCGTCGCCTCCGCGGACTGGTACTCGGCGGAGGTGGCGCGGGACGCGGGGCTGCGGACGGCGTTCGTGCCGCCGCGCGGCGTGACGCTGGCGGCGGCGCTGGCCTACGTCACGAGCGCCGGGCACGCGGAGTGCCACGCGCACGCCGACGCCGTGCTCGCCGAGCCGGAGGCGGTCGCGGCGGCGCACGCCGCGGGCTGCGCGGTGGTGGCGTGGGGCGCCGACGACGCGGCGCTGGACCGGCTGCGCGAGGCGGGCGTCGACGGCGTCCGGAGCTAG